In Candidatus Delongbacteria bacterium, the DNA window TTCCGAGTCGGTGGTGGTCTGGAAGATGGCGCCCTCGGCCTCCAGCTCGCGGCGCAGGGCCGCGGCGTTGGTCAGGTTGCCGTTGTGCGCCATGGCCAGCTCGCCGTCCTTGGTGATCACCTGGATGGGCTGGATGTTGTGGTAATCGCTGGAACCCGTGGTGGAGTAGCGCGTGTGGCCGATGGCCGCCGTCCCAGGGAGCAGGGCCAGGTGGTCGGTGTGGTTGAAGACGTCGCCCACCAGGCCCATGCCGATGCGCCGGTGCAGGCGCCGGCCGTCGGAGCTGACCACGCCGCAGGACTCCTGGCCGCGGTGCTGCAGGGCGTTCAGCCCCAGCACGGCCAGGCTGGAGGCGTGCTCCGGGCCGTAGAGTCCAAAGATGCCGCAATACTCGCCGATGCCGCGCACGCCGCTCATGAGCCCATCACTCCCAATTCCTGCAGGACGCCGATCTTGTGAAGCAGCACCAGCAGCACCAGCAGGGGCGCCAGCCAGCGCAGGACGAACACGAAGCCCGTGTAGAGCCAGGCCCGGCCCGCCGGGGCACCGAAGGCCTCGCGGCGCGCGGCCTCGGGCATCACCCAGCCGGTGAAAATCGCGATGAACAGCCCGCCCAGGGGCAGCATCCAATTGCTGGCCAGGTAATCCATCGTGTCGAAAAAGTTCATCCCGAACATGGAAGCCCAGGCCCCGAAGAGTCGCCCGTCCCCGGCGTAGGCCGCCGGGATGCCGAAGGCGAAGATCGCCGCCCCGGTGACCAGGGCCGCCCGCCGGCGGCTCCAGCCCGCGCGGTCCATCACCGTGGCCGTGACCACCTCCAGCAGGCTGATGGCGCTGGTCAACGCGGCGAACACCACCAGCATGAAGAAGGCCAGCGAGATCAGCAGCCCGCCGGGCAGCTGGGCGAAGAGCATGGGCAGGCTCTTGAAGACCAGGCCCGGGCCCGCCTGGGGCGCCAGCCCGAAAGAGAACATCACGGGGTAGACCATCAGGCAGGCCAACAGCGAGATCAGCGTGTCCAGCAGCACGACCTGCAGCGAGGTCTTCAGCAGGCTGGCCTGGCGGTCCAGGTAGCTGCCGTAGGTGAGCATGGCGCCCATCCCCAGCGAGAGGGTGAAGAAGCTGTGGCCCAGCGCTTCGAGTACGCTGCGCCGGCTGAGGCGCTCCAGGTGCGGCGTGAAGGTGAAGTCCAGCGCCTTGAGGAAGCCGTCGTTGGGCAGGAAGAGCGAGTAGCCCACCAGGAGCAGAATGATGAGGAAGAGGGCCGGCATCATCACGCGGCAGGTCTTCTCGATGCCGCCCTGCACGCCGGCCAGCACCACGCTTACCGTGGACAGCATGAAGAGCAGGTGCCAGAACAGGTTGATGTCGCCGGCGCCGTACAAGGTGTCGAAGATGCCGCTTACCTGGTCGGGCTGCAGGTGGCGGAAGTGGTCGGTCAGCGAGAGCAGCACGTAGTGCAGGGCCCAGCCGGCCACCACGCTGTAGTAGGAGAGGATCACGAAGCCCGCGGCCACGCCCAGCCAGCCCACCAGCGGCCAGCTGCTGCCTTTGCGGGAAAAGGCGGCGAAGGCTCCCACCGGACTCTGCCGGCTGGCGCGCCCCAGGAGGATCTCGGCCATCATGATGGGCAAGCCCACCAGGACCACGCAGCCCAGGTAGATCAGCACGAAGAGGCCGCCGCCGTTCTCCCCCGTGATGTAGGGGAACTTCCAGATGTTGCCCAGTCCGATGGCGCTGCCCGCCGCGGCCAGGATGAAGCCCAGCCGGCTTCCCCACAGTGGACGGCTGCCTTCCGGATGGTCCGCCATGCCCCCCTCCCTGTCCTGCCGCCCGCTCAGGGCAGCGTCAGCCTCACCCGCACGCCCGGCGTGTCCTCCCGCAAGAAAACGGGCTCCACGATCGCCTGTTCGCCCCAGCCTGCGTCGAAGTTGCTCAGCGAGCCGCTCACGTAGGCGTCCAGCACGGACGCCAACTTGAGCCAGAGCCACCACCAGAGGATTTTGTTGCGATCCCTGAGATAGAAGTCCGCCCGCGTGGCGAAATACTCCTGGGCGGCGGGCTCCAGCTCGCGGCGCCGGCGCTCGTCCCAGTCCCGCCACTCCTGGTGCTGTCCGTAGGCGCCCGCCAGCATGGCCAGCTCCGCGCCGGAGAACAACAGGGCCTTGACCCGCTCCTTGTTGTAGGCCTGGCCCCAGCCGTCCAGCGCCACGCTCCGCCACATGGCGGCCTTGCCCTGCTGCAACGAGACGCTGTCCCGCACCGCGGCGCGCCCCTCGGCCCAGCCCGGGCAAGCCCAGAGCAGGTACGCCAGCAG includes these proteins:
- a CDS encoding sodium-dependent transporter, which codes for MADHPEGSRPLWGSRLGFILAAAGSAIGLGNIWKFPYITGENGGGLFVLIYLGCVVLVGLPIMMAEILLGRASRQSPVGAFAAFSRKGSSWPLVGWLGVAAGFVILSYYSVVAGWALHYVLLSLTDHFRHLQPDQVSGIFDTLYGAGDINLFWHLLFMLSTVSVVLAGVQGGIEKTCRVMMPALFLIILLLVGYSLFLPNDGFLKALDFTFTPHLERLSRRSVLEALGHSFFTLSLGMGAMLTYGSYLDRQASLLKTSLQVVLLDTLISLLACLMVYPVMFSFGLAPQAGPGLVFKSLPMLFAQLPGGLLISLAFFMLVVFAALTSAISLLEVVTATVMDRAGWSRRRAALVTGAAIFAFGIPAAYAGDGRLFGAWASMFGMNFFDTMDYLASNWMLPLGGLFIAIFTGWVMPEAARREAFGAPAGRAWLYTGFVFVLRWLAPLLVLLVLLHKIGVLQELGVMGS
- a CDS encoding DUF5683 domain-containing protein codes for the protein MRASVLLAYLLWACPGWAEGRAAVRDSVSLQQGKAAMWRSVALDGWGQAYNKERVKALLFSGAELAMLAGAYGQHQEWRDWDERRRRELEPAAQEYFATRADFYLRDRNKILWWWLWLKLASVLDAYVSGSLSNFDAGWGEQAIVEPVFLREDTPGVRVRLTLP